A region from the Vicia villosa cultivar HV-30 ecotype Madison, WI linkage group LG3, Vvil1.0, whole genome shotgun sequence genome encodes:
- the LOC131655009 gene encoding protein SMALL AUXIN UP-REGULATED RNA 12-like codes for MAIRTTKPNKLSQKTVLKQILKRCSSLTKKNGYDQDEDDVQDLPLDVPKGHFAVYVGENRSRYIVPITVLTHPQFQSLLRQAEEEFGFHHHTGLTIPCHEVVFRSLTSIMLRS; via the coding sequence ATGGCCATTAGAACAACAAAACCAAACAAACTCTCTCAAAAAACAGTCCTCAAGCAAATCCTAAAAAGATGTTCAAGCCTAACCAAGAAAAACGGCTACGATCAAGACGAAGATGATGTCCAAGATCTTCCTCTTGATGTACCAAAAGGCCACTTCGCAGTTTACGTCGGAGAAAACAGAAGCAGATACATTGTACCGATCACAGTCCTAACTCACCCTCAGTTTCAGTCCCTCCTTCGACAAGCCGAAGAAGAATTCGGCTTCCATCATCACACCGGCCTCACAATTCCTTGCCACGAAGTTGTTTTTCGCTCGTTAACATCAATCATGCTCAGATCATAA
- the LOC131655008 gene encoding probable ribosome-binding factor A, chloroplastic: MSATQLFHTALPPSLTPCCRCNNNIRVTATTLGLRRGWILPSTINTVTKKSVVGSRTVKCMANPKRVKMVAKQIRRELSEMLISDNVLLFAILPEASFGADRYLSSVTTITDVEITADLQLVKVYVSVFGDERGKQVAMAGLKSKAKYVRSQLGKRMKLRLTPEIRFFEDESIERGSRVIAILDEIKNENSGTTQSVEQLDSLANEDEIEQLNSSADEDDDDWDDEDPDEEGIIYVE, encoded by the exons ATGAGCGCGACGCAACTGTTTCACACGGCGCTGCCACCGTCGCTCACACCTTGTTGCCGATGCAACAACAACATCCGCGTAACCGCTACCACACTGGGGCTGAGGCGCGGGTGGATCCTCCCAAGCACAATCAACACGGTCACGAAGAAATCGGTTGTTGGTTCAAGAACAGTAAAGTGTATGGCGAATCCAAAAAGAGTTAAAATGGTTGCTAAACAAATTAGGAGAGAACTTTCTGAAATGCTTATCTCCGATAATGTGTTGTTGTTTGCCATTCTTCCAGAAGCTTCCTTCGGTGCCGATAGATACCTCTCGTCTGTCACCACCATCACCGATGTTGAAATCACTGCGGATTTGCAG TTAGTTAAGGTGTATGTATCGGTTTTTGGAGATGAAAGAGGGAAGCAAGTAGCTATGGCTGGGTTGAAGTCAAAGGCTAAATATGTTCGGAGTCAGTTGGGGAAGCGAATGAAGTTGCGGTTAACTCCTGAGATACGCTTTTTCGAGGATGAATCTATTGAGAGAGGAAGCAGG GTCATTGCAATATTAGATGAAATTAAGAATGAGAATAGTGGAACAACTCAAAGCGTGGAACAGTTGGATTCATTGGCGAACGAAGATGAAATTGAGCAGTTGAATTCATCGGCAGATGAGGATGACGATGACTGGGATGATGAAGACCCTGATGAAGAAGGTATCATTTATGTGGAATAG
- the LOC131660444 gene encoding amidophosphoribosyltransferase, chloroplastic-like translates to MASNSALSNPKLSFSSFSSSSSSLNPSFFHNKLLFSKPNLKTTLSHSRNHKPPSSSTNTNPNTTDTFPFHNLTANDNEKPREECGVVGIYGDAEASRLCYLALHALQHRGQEGAGIVSVDNNVLITVTGVGLVSEVFNDTKLRQLPGTLAIGHVRYSTAGQSMLKNVQPFVAGYRFGSVGVAHNGNFVNYRSLRNTLEESGSIFNTSSDTEVILHLIATSNQKSFITRVIDACEKVKGAYSLVFVTEDKLVAVRDPYGFRPLVMGRRSNGSVVFASETCALDLIEASYEREVYPGEIVVVDETGVQSYSLVFHPEPKQCIFEHIYFSLPNSVVFGKSVYESRRLFGEILATESPVDCDVVIAVPDSGVVAALGYAAKAGVPFQQGLIRSHYVGRTFIEPSQKIRDFGVKLKLSPVRAVLEGKRVVVVDDSIVRGTTSSKIVRLLKEAGAKEVHMRIACPPIIGSCYYGVDTPSPDELISNRMSVDEIKEFIGCDSLAFLPMDSLKKLLGDDSSNFCYACFTGNYPVEPNELKVKKVVDGGLNGSVQGNPNQKEVKIVGV, encoded by the coding sequence ATGGCTTCAAACTCTGCTCTCTCCAACCCCaaactctctttctcttctttttcttcttcttcttcctctctcaacCCTTCTTTTTTCCACAACAAACTTCTCTTCTCAAAACCAAACCTCAAAACCACACTCTCCCATTCCCGCAACCACAAACCACCCTCCTCATCCACCAACACCAACCCTAACACCACAGACACATTCCCTTTCCATAACCTAACCGCCAACGATAACGAAAAGCCGCGTGAAGAATGCGGCGTCGTCGGTATCTACGGCGACGCCGAAGCTTCTCGCTTATGTTACCTAGCTCTCCACGCTCTCCAACACCGTGGTCAAGAAGGTGCTGGAATTGTCTCCGTCGACAATAACGTCCTTATAACCGTCACCGGCGTTGGACTAGTCTCCGAAGTTTTTAACGATACGAAACTCCGTCAATTACCGGGAACTTTAGCCATCGGTCATGTTCGTTACTCTACAGCAGGCCAATCTATGCTGAAAAACGTTCAACCTTTTGTTGCAGGTTACCGTTTTGGTTCCGTTGGTGTTGCTCATAACGGTAATTTCGTGAATTACCGTTCCTTGAGAAACACGCTTGAAGAATCTGGTTCGATTTTTAATACGAGTTCTGATACTGAGGTTATTCTTCATCTTATCGCGACTTCGAATCAGAAGAGTTTTATAACTAGAGTTATTGATGCTTGTGAGAAGGTGAAAGGTGCTTATTCGCTTGTGTTTGTTACTGAGGATAAGCTTGTTGCTGTGAGAGATCCTTACGGTTTTCGGCCTTTGGTTATGGGAAGAAGAAGTAATGGTTCTGTTGTTTTCGCTTCGGAAACGTGTGCGCTTGATTTGATTGAAGCTAGTTATGAAAGGGAGGTTTATCCTGGTGAAATTGTGGTTGTGGATGAAACTGGTGTTCAATCTTATTCTCTGGTTTTTCATCCGGAGCCGAAACAATGTATTTTTGAGCATATTTATTTCTCTTTGCCGAATTCTGTTGTTTTTGGGAAATCTGTTTATGAATCGAGAAGATTGTTTGGTGAGATACTGGCTACTGAGAGTCCTGTTGATTGTGATGTTGTTATAGCTGTTCCTGATTCTGGTGTTGTTGCTGCGCTTGGTTATGCTGCGAAAGCTGGTGTTCCTTTTCAGCAGGGTTTGATTAGGTCACACTATGTTGGTAGAACTTTCATTGAGCCGTCTCAGAAGATTAGAGATTTTGGTGTGAAGTTGAAGCTTTCGCCGGTTCGGGCTGTTCTGGAAGGGAAAAGGGTTGTGGTTGTTGATGATTCTATTGTGAGGGGGACAACATCATCTAAAATTGTGAGGCTGTTGAAAGAAGCTGGTGCTAAAGAAGTTCATATGAGAATTGCATGTCCACCAATTATTGGGTCATGTTACTATGGTGTGGATACACCTAGCCCTGATGAGTTGATATCTAATAGGATGAGTGTGGATGAGATTAAGGAGTTTATTGGTTGTGATTCACTTGCTTTTTTGCCTATGGATAGTTTGAAGAAGCTGTTGGGTGATGATTCTTCTAATTTCTGTTATGCTTGTTTCACTGGGAATTATCCTGTTGAGCCTAATGAACTCAAAGTCAAGAAGGTTGTGGATGGTGGATTAAATGGATCTGTTCAAGGTAACCCAAATCAGAAAGAGGTGAAGATTGTTGGAGTTTGA